A genomic window from Aminivibrio sp. includes:
- a CDS encoding DUF4392 domain-containing protein, which yields MDICGSVGRLIASDRGGRKVSSLFRSGFLDEAGKLLEGASRVAVVTGFFVPACGSPETDGPGGAVALGRSVEKSGREAALFTDRLCLEAVKACSASVGGPAVLEAAGAEEILAFGPDLIVFIERLGRAEDGRYYNMRAEDVTATTAPLDEAALSGNGLKVLAVGDGGNEAGMGLFRRELAELLPGYASCLSVVEADAALPVDVSDWGGYALASLLSVGCGEWIGPEEDETGCMLDALISAGAVDGVTRRREPTVDGFPEGEHKHVIRELKELVTSRLRNFGKELA from the coding sequence ATGGATATCTGCGGTTCCGTCGGCCGGCTCATTGCCTCCGACAGGGGGGGGAGAAAGGTGTCTTCCCTCTTTCGCTCCGGGTTTCTTGACGAAGCCGGTAAATTGCTGGAGGGAGCGTCCAGAGTTGCCGTGGTGACGGGTTTTTTTGTCCCGGCCTGCGGCTCCCCGGAGACGGACGGGCCCGGCGGTGCCGTGGCGCTTGGCAGGTCGGTGGAGAAGAGCGGACGGGAAGCGGCGCTGTTCACGGACAGGCTGTGCCTGGAGGCCGTGAAGGCCTGTTCCGCTTCGGTCGGCGGTCCTGCCGTTCTGGAGGCAGCGGGTGCGGAGGAGATTCTCGCCTTCGGCCCCGATCTGATTGTTTTTATCGAGCGCCTGGGAAGGGCAGAGGACGGCCGGTATTACAATATGCGGGCCGAAGACGTCACGGCGACCACCGCTCCCCTGGACGAGGCGGCCTTGTCCGGGAACGGGCTGAAGGTTCTGGCTGTGGGCGACGGAGGGAACGAGGCCGGCATGGGCCTGTTTCGCAGGGAGCTGGCGGAGCTGCTTCCCGGCTATGCTTCCTGCCTTTCCGTTGTGGAAGCGGATGCGGCTCTTCCGGTGGATGTCTCCGACTGGGGAGGGTATGCCCTCGCCTCCCTGCTGTCGGTGGGGTGCGGAGAATGGATCGGCCCGGAGGAAGATGAGACCGGATGTATGCTGGACGCCCTCATTTCAGCCGGTGCGGTGGACGGGGTGACCCGGCGCCGTGAACCCACCGTGGACGGCTTCCCGGAAGGGGAGCACAAGCATGTCATCCGGGAGCTGAAGGAGCTTGTTACATCCCGCCTCCGGAACTTCGGGAAAGAGCTTGCCTGA
- a CDS encoding glycosyltransferase family 2 protein, which translates to MRQHKEYALKLKHEETAKPAGLWGPPRPNHDKNGTWIHKATFCPCGYFQRIKPPIIEFVASACFWESTPESEGDSMIPLSVYFVTLNEEKRLSLALEKAALVADEIVVVDSGSVDGTESVARKYGAVFIFHPWESIGHQVSFAEKCCSNRWVLRLDADEVLSDELVEEIKRVKEEPRYHGYKVRIGNMFPGRSAPIRWVKHYRWVRLYNRDAMEMSGRLGHDDVVFKIKNPRIKTLHGFVHHFSYFGLNNLFRKRLRASDMQLKRAIEERKSYSPWRMVGALPLNVLKVFILDRFFLYGFWGFIFAVSVGHHRFLKFAKFYEYDCLSKHGYLGLEDTLTDWEK; encoded by the coding sequence ATGAGACAACACAAGGAATATGCTCTGAAACTGAAACATGAAGAGACGGCAAAACCTGCCGGGCTTTGGGGGCCTCCGAGGCCCAATCATGATAAAAACGGGACATGGATACACAAAGCTACCTTCTGTCCTTGCGGGTATTTTCAGAGAATCAAGCCGCCCATCATCGAATTTGTGGCATCAGCATGCTTTTGGGAAAGCACACCGGAAAGTGAAGGTGATTCTATGATTCCCCTGTCGGTATATTTCGTTACCTTAAATGAAGAGAAACGGCTGTCCCTTGCCCTCGAGAAGGCCGCTCTTGTCGCTGATGAGATTGTGGTCGTGGACTCGGGCAGTGTTGATGGAACGGAATCAGTGGCAAGAAAATATGGAGCTGTTTTTATTTTTCATCCGTGGGAATCCATAGGTCACCAGGTAAGTTTTGCTGAAAAGTGTTGCTCGAACCGGTGGGTGCTGCGCCTTGACGCGGATGAAGTGCTCTCCGATGAACTTGTCGAGGAGATCAAAAGGGTAAAGGAGGAGCCTCGATACCACGGCTACAAAGTGAGGATTGGAAACATGTTTCCCGGCAGGAGCGCTCCGATTCGCTGGGTGAAGCATTACCGGTGGGTCCGGCTCTACAATCGTGACGCCATGGAAATGAGCGGTAGGTTAGGCCATGATGACGTTGTCTTCAAGATCAAAAACCCCAGAATAAAAACTCTTCACGGCTTTGTGCACCATTTCTCCTATTTTGGCCTGAACAACCTTTTCCGGAAACGCCTCCGGGCATCGGACATGCAGCTCAAGAGAGCGATAGAGGAGCGGAAAAGTTATTCTCCATGGAGGATGGTCGGAGCCTTGCCTCTCAATGTTCTTAAAGTTTTTATTCTCGACCGCTTCTTTCTTTACGGGTTTTGGGGGTTTATCTTCGCGGTAAGCGTCGGACATCATCGTTTCCTGAAATTTGCCAAGTTCTATGAGTATGATTGCCTGTCAAAACATGGATATCTTGGACTTGAAGATACCCTGACTGACTGGGAAAAATGA
- a CDS encoding FGGY-family carbohydrate kinase, translating into MLIGIDIGTGGTKAVVLDIKGKIISQSFREYSVLTPAPSWAEQWPDVWLDAVQVTLKEAFERSGLKPGDIAGVAISGLYGGSGIPVDRDKKPLRPCMIWMDRRARNETQWVKDNVPLDKIFGITGNYVDSYYGFTKIMWMRDNEPELWKRTYQFVTPKDYVIYKFTDVLATDFSSAGNIGGIFDIHKKTWSPEMCDILGIPLSLFPERITSSFDIVGRLNKHYAEATGLLKGTPVVAGGIDAPVAQFSCGVINEGEHVAMTGTSICWGTVHNGKYLSPGLISFPYVVNDDTSIYTFGGGATSGAVIRWFRDEFGAKEKEEERKTGISAYSLLEQKARNVKPGSGGLLVLPYFMGERSPIWNPDARGSILGLSLLHTREHIYRACMEGVAHSLRHNMEEAVKAGISLDDVCYMVGGPSKSDLWTQIFADVTGFTMKRLDQDVEAPFGDAFLAGLGTGVFKNPGEIKSWLGFREQTIPDQKNHEIYSRYFELYKKLYTQSKEIMTELAKMQASGV; encoded by the coding sequence GTGCTGATAGGCATCGACATCGGGACAGGCGGGACAAAGGCGGTTGTACTGGATATTAAGGGGAAAATCATAAGCCAAAGTTTTCGCGAATACAGTGTTCTTACTCCCGCCCCTTCGTGGGCGGAACAGTGGCCCGACGTGTGGCTCGACGCCGTTCAGGTCACGCTGAAGGAGGCCTTCGAGCGCTCCGGGCTGAAGCCGGGAGATATCGCCGGAGTCGCCATCAGCGGGCTTTACGGGGGCTCGGGCATCCCTGTAGATAGAGATAAAAAACCTCTTCGGCCCTGTATGATCTGGATGGATCGCCGTGCCCGTAATGAGACGCAATGGGTGAAGGACAACGTTCCGCTCGATAAAATCTTCGGAATCACCGGCAACTACGTGGACAGCTACTACGGCTTCACAAAAATCATGTGGATGCGGGACAACGAGCCGGAACTCTGGAAGCGCACATATCAGTTCGTCACCCCGAAGGACTACGTCATTTATAAGTTCACTGACGTCCTCGCTACGGATTTTTCATCTGCGGGTAACATCGGCGGGATCTTCGACATCCACAAAAAAACATGGTCACCGGAGATGTGCGATATACTCGGAATCCCTCTCTCCCTCTTTCCGGAACGAATCACCAGCTCGTTCGATATAGTCGGTCGCCTGAACAAGCACTACGCCGAGGCGACAGGTCTGCTGAAAGGCACTCCTGTGGTCGCAGGAGGAATCGACGCTCCCGTGGCGCAGTTCAGTTGCGGAGTTATAAACGAGGGAGAGCACGTCGCCATGACGGGAACATCCATCTGCTGGGGGACGGTTCACAACGGGAAATACCTCTCTCCCGGACTCATCAGCTTTCCCTATGTGGTGAACGACGACACGAGTATCTACACGTTCGGAGGAGGAGCGACCTCCGGTGCCGTGATCAGATGGTTCCGGGACGAATTCGGCGCAAAGGAGAAAGAAGAGGAGAGGAAAACCGGTATTTCAGCATATTCGCTCCTGGAACAGAAGGCTCGGAATGTGAAGCCGGGAAGCGGAGGCCTCCTGGTGCTCCCCTATTTCATGGGGGAACGCTCCCCGATATGGAACCCGGACGCGCGAGGCTCTATCCTCGGCCTCTCTCTCCTCCACACCAGAGAACATATCTACCGCGCCTGTATGGAGGGCGTGGCCCACTCTCTTCGACACAATATGGAGGAAGCCGTCAAAGCGGGAATCTCGCTCGACGATGTATGCTACATGGTGGGAGGCCCTTCCAAAAGCGACCTGTGGACACAGATTTTCGCCGATGTAACAGGTTTTACGATGAAACGTCTCGATCAGGATGTGGAAGCTCCCTTCGGCGACGCGTTCCTCGCGGGGCTTGGAACAGGAGTCTTCAAAAATCCCGGGGAGATCAAATCCTGGCTTGGTTTCCGGGAACAGACGATTCCTGACCAGAAGAATCACGAAATCTATTCCCGTTACTTTGAACTGTACAAGAAACTCTATACGCAGTCGAAGGAGATCATGACCGAACTCGCGAAAATGCAGGCGAGCGGTGTATAG
- the pfkA gene encoding 6-phosphofructokinase yields MKRIAVLTSGGDAPGMNAAVRAVVRTALYHGMETIGVMRGFEGLMDGDCMTLDRAAVGGIIHRGGTILRTARSERFKTEAGQRAALVQMENRKVDALVVIGGDGSFRGAAELERLGLPVIGVPGTIDNDIAGTDVTIGFDTAVNTALSAVQKLRDTASSHDRLFIVEVMGRDTGFLALEVAVSSGSEYVVLPEIQLDIAKLCDHLHYSRKRGKTHSLIILAEGVMSALALRDRLQDTGGYDARVTVLGYIQRGGSPSSFDTVLASRMGAFAVESLLEGKSGSMVCSICGRMTLCPLEEAWKAPKHLNPELLDLVEKLSV; encoded by the coding sequence ATGAAACGCATTGCGGTGTTGACGAGCGGAGGCGACGCGCCGGGGATGAACGCGGCTGTCAGGGCGGTGGTCCGGACGGCCCTGTACCACGGCATGGAGACCATCGGGGTGATGCGGGGCTTTGAAGGGCTCATGGACGGCGACTGCATGACCCTGGACCGGGCGGCCGTGGGCGGGATTATCCACCGGGGGGGCACCATCCTCCGGACGGCCCGGAGCGAGCGGTTCAAGACCGAGGCCGGACAGCGGGCGGCCCTTGTGCAGATGGAAAACCGGAAGGTGGACGCCCTCGTGGTTATCGGGGGCGACGGATCCTTCCGGGGCGCGGCGGAACTGGAAAGGCTGGGCCTTCCCGTCATCGGCGTTCCCGGCACCATAGACAACGACATCGCGGGGACGGACGTGACCATAGGCTTCGATACGGCGGTGAACACGGCCCTCTCGGCGGTGCAGAAACTCCGGGACACGGCGAGCAGCCACGACCGGCTCTTCATCGTGGAGGTCATGGGACGGGACACGGGCTTTCTCGCTCTCGAGGTGGCCGTCTCATCGGGCTCGGAGTACGTGGTGCTGCCGGAGATTCAGCTTGACATCGCGAAGTTGTGCGACCATCTCCACTACTCCAGGAAGCGGGGAAAGACCCATTCCCTCATTATCCTGGCCGAAGGGGTCATGTCGGCCCTCGCGCTGAGGGACCGCCTCCAGGACACGGGCGGGTATGACGCCCGGGTGACGGTGCTCGGATATATCCAGCGGGGCGGCAGCCCGTCCTCTTTCGACACCGTTCTGGCGTCCCGGATGGGGGCCTTCGCGGTGGAATCTCTCCTGGAGGGGAAATCGGGATCCATGGTCTGTTCCATCTGCGGCCGGATGACCCTCTGTCCCCTGGAGGAGGCATGGAAGGCGCCGAAGCACCTCAATCCGGAACTTCTGGACCTGGTGGAGAAACTGAGCGTGTAG
- a CDS encoding glycosyltransferase family 4 protein, whose protein sequence is MNIIHILPEMDEGGVERHVLWLANELAALGHNVTVVSAGGKLEAQLKGVKIVHLPVHRKNPLTALYSSVRVARIAKSEKAEVIHAHSRVPAWIAYWAARMAGIPFVVTAHGVFSNKTAWIYRPYRKAGRVICVSSAVKKTMESFFGNNTTVILNGMPETNFSWKGPADGITRFLFIGRLTSLKGIQDLVEVLPGLDGDWIFDVVGDGPLFSSLSARIKELGLSERVFLHGFRDDTDRRLSECSCLLFPSYTEGMPLTLARAVQMGVPVLASSIPPVIEMAETEEGLLPPGEKDVWRRTLQGFMEGNSVLSRFSPEKIPTVKKMTDGVEAVYAEVCAEGEKK, encoded by the coding sequence ATGAATATTATCCACATTCTTCCGGAAATGGACGAGGGCGGTGTTGAACGGCATGTCCTGTGGCTGGCGAACGAACTGGCGGCCCTGGGGCATAATGTCACCGTCGTTTCTGCGGGAGGAAAGCTGGAAGCCCAGTTGAAAGGCGTTAAAATCGTCCATCTGCCGGTGCACCGGAAAAACCCCCTGACGGCACTGTATTCTTCGGTCAGAGTCGCCCGGATCGCGAAAAGTGAAAAGGCGGAGGTCATTCATGCCCATTCAAGAGTGCCGGCATGGATAGCTTACTGGGCTGCGAGGATGGCCGGAATTCCTTTTGTAGTCACTGCTCACGGCGTATTCAGCAACAAGACGGCATGGATTTATCGTCCCTACAGGAAGGCCGGCAGGGTGATCTGTGTCAGTTCAGCCGTGAAAAAAACCATGGAGTCATTTTTCGGCAATAATACGACAGTTATCCTCAACGGAATGCCGGAAACGAATTTTTCCTGGAAGGGGCCTGCGGACGGAATAACCCGTTTTCTCTTTATCGGTCGCCTTACGTCTTTGAAGGGGATTCAGGACTTGGTGGAAGTTCTTCCCGGACTTGACGGTGACTGGATTTTTGACGTAGTGGGAGACGGTCCGCTTTTTAGTTCACTGTCGGCAAGAATTAAAGAACTTGGGCTGAGTGAACGGGTTTTCCTCCATGGTTTCCGGGATGATACGGATCGCCGGCTTTCGGAGTGCTCTTGCCTCCTGTTTCCCTCCTACACCGAAGGGATGCCCCTGACACTGGCCAGGGCGGTCCAGATGGGAGTGCCGGTACTTGCCTCATCCATCCCCCCCGTCATCGAGATGGCTGAAACCGAAGAAGGACTATTGCCGCCGGGAGAAAAAGATGTTTGGAGGCGGACGTTGCAGGGATTTATGGAAGGAAATTCTGTCCTTTCCCGTTTCTCCCCGGAGAAAATCCCGACGGTAAAAAAAATGACTGACGGAGTTGAGGCAGTATATGCGGAAGTCTGCGCGGAGGGAGAGAAAAAATGA
- a CDS encoding porin, which yields MKKILALVAVIALVAFAAPAFAAANPFMDVPMNHWAYDAIGQLAARGVLSGYPDGTYKGNQPMTRYEVASAVARALAVVDMTKASKQDVEMLKKLVVEFKDELDALGVKVDKLDSRVAVLEEGVGGWKLTGEFRFDSRTTDNDNSTLYGVNNKWDQNTTRVRLHFYKQISDGVSFYGRFHGAGGDSPKWTRAYVDVDLPWEMHLRAGRQSIDWEDALYWVPFGTWQTDGLLTDRDGLEAFYLTKNFSMGQFGLYASRKDSAEEVTNPADKDYTGIKEHWEYAARFVFNFNEQFSLMAGYQMIDFENEEPGNTKDNDFATWYVEPQVKFSENFILKGAYYSQDTEHFGDKVVGASDDPSAWRAIFEVKQEALKFTSLWLEYNQVDAGFVTPNKETYKFIANVYDYAPLYRNYGYGDFMQIQNDADIWRIGAFQKWSDKWDTFLHYAKFDIDGMSPRTNGGSLVDNDADNYSIGFNYHYTPAVTFSLAYDKFDSDIEKYDDDMIHFRTRVVF from the coding sequence ATGAAAAAGATTCTTGCGCTTGTTGCAGTAATCGCGCTTGTGGCCTTCGCCGCTCCTGCGTTCGCCGCCGCCAACCCGTTCATGGATGTTCCCATGAACCACTGGGCCTACGACGCAATCGGCCAGCTTGCCGCCCGGGGCGTGCTTTCCGGCTATCCCGACGGCACCTACAAGGGCAACCAGCCCATGACCCGCTACGAAGTCGCTTCCGCGGTCGCCCGCGCTCTGGCAGTCGTCGACATGACCAAGGCCAGCAAGCAGGATGTCGAAATGCTGAAGAAGCTCGTCGTCGAATTCAAGGACGAACTTGACGCTCTCGGCGTGAAGGTCGACAAGCTTGACAGCAGGGTTGCCGTTCTTGAGGAAGGCGTCGGCGGCTGGAAGCTGACCGGAGAATTCCGCTTCGACTCCAGGACCACTGACAATGACAACAGTACTCTCTATGGTGTCAATAACAAGTGGGACCAGAATACTACCCGTGTCCGGCTTCACTTCTATAAGCAGATTTCCGACGGTGTGAGCTTCTACGGGCGGTTCCATGGCGCAGGCGGTGATTCTCCGAAATGGACCAGGGCTTATGTCGACGTCGACCTTCCCTGGGAGATGCACCTTCGTGCAGGCCGCCAGTCCATCGACTGGGAAGATGCGCTCTACTGGGTTCCTTTCGGAACCTGGCAGACCGACGGTCTCCTCACGGACCGCGATGGTCTTGAGGCGTTCTACCTGACGAAGAATTTCTCCATGGGGCAGTTCGGGCTGTATGCTTCCAGGAAAGACAGTGCTGAAGAGGTAACTAATCCTGCTGATAAGGATTATACGGGTATTAAGGAGCACTGGGAGTACGCCGCCCGCTTTGTCTTCAACTTCAACGAACAGTTCAGCCTGATGGCCGGGTACCAGATGATCGATTTCGAAAACGAGGAACCTGGTAATACTAAAGATAATGATTTTGCAACCTGGTATGTGGAGCCGCAGGTCAAGTTCAGCGAAAACTTCATACTGAAGGGTGCGTATTACTCTCAGGATACCGAGCATTTCGGGGATAAGGTAGTTGGTGCCTCTGACGATCCGAGCGCCTGGAGGGCGATTTTCGAGGTGAAGCAGGAAGCTCTTAAATTCACCTCTCTCTGGCTGGAGTACAACCAAGTTGATGCCGGTTTCGTGACGCCGAACAAGGAAACGTATAAGTTCATAGCAAACGTTTATGATTATGCTCCTCTGTATAGGAACTACGGTTACGGCGATTTCATGCAGATTCAGAACGATGCCGATATCTGGAGGATCGGCGCTTTTCAGAAGTGGAGCGACAAGTGGGATACCTTCCTTCACTATGCCAAGTTCGACATCGACGGAATGTCACCGCGTACTAATGGGGGCAGCCTTGTGGACAACGATGCGGACAACTATTCCATCGGTTTCAACTACCACTACACTCCCGCGGTCACCTTCTCGCTTGCCTATGACAAGTTCGACAGCGATATCGAGAAGTATGACGACGATATGATCCATTTCCGGACCAGAGTGGTGTTCTAG
- a CDS encoding sugar-binding transcriptional regulator, with protein sequence MNVHAMSICSLLRLFQVNPTNPVSQGSAEMVLNADDQRLMVKVARKYYEEEMTQAAIAEFYGVSRQKVQRLLDQGKKDGIVRISIRPPLHLHEKLESDLESLYGLREAVVVDTELCGIPGMVRTSIGIGAAEYLLKILKDNLKITISWGETLLCMAKALVRCSVAKKTKNITVIQGLGFVSEPSIDSHSCEIVNLIAGVLDAKKYLLSAPGIAATHEAREVFLSDPNVSEVLQIARCADVAFLGIGTLTPDTMIIKKNDSISWSEMKALKDRGAVGDIALRYYDKDGRLVPSVVDKRVVGLALDELRNIKTVVGVAGGLEKVEAIRGALTGKLIDVLVTDCFTARELLLLQSGETVCHD encoded by the coding sequence GTGAATGTTCACGCCATGAGCATTTGCTCACTTTTAAGGCTTTTTCAGGTAAACCCGACCAATCCTGTTTCTCAAGGGAGTGCGGAAATGGTTTTAAACGCCGATGACCAACGCCTCATGGTCAAGGTAGCCCGAAAATATTATGAGGAAGAGATGACTCAGGCTGCGATAGCCGAGTTTTACGGTGTTTCTCGTCAGAAAGTCCAGCGGCTCCTTGATCAGGGAAAGAAGGACGGAATCGTTCGGATCTCTATTCGCCCCCCCCTTCATCTTCATGAAAAACTTGAAAGCGACTTGGAAAGTCTTTATGGCCTGCGCGAAGCCGTAGTCGTCGACACGGAACTCTGCGGTATCCCCGGTATGGTTCGGACAAGCATAGGTATTGGCGCTGCGGAATATCTCCTGAAGATCCTCAAGGACAACCTGAAAATCACCATAAGCTGGGGCGAGACGCTTCTCTGCATGGCGAAAGCGCTCGTACGCTGCTCTGTGGCGAAAAAAACAAAGAATATCACTGTTATTCAGGGGCTTGGTTTTGTCTCCGAGCCGAGTATCGACTCTCATTCGTGTGAGATCGTCAATCTTATCGCAGGTGTGCTCGACGCGAAAAAATACCTTCTTTCCGCGCCCGGAATCGCGGCGACACACGAAGCCCGTGAAGTCTTCCTGAGCGATCCGAACGTCTCCGAGGTGCTTCAGATAGCGCGATGCGCCGATGTTGCCTTCCTCGGTATTGGAACGCTGACCCCGGACACCATGATTATAAAAAAGAACGACAGTATTTCGTGGAGCGAAATGAAAGCCCTCAAAGATCGGGGAGCTGTCGGCGATATCGCCCTACGTTATTATGATAAAGATGGAAGGCTCGTCCCTTCTGTCGTTGATAAGAGAGTGGTTGGGCTTGCTCTCGACGAATTACGGAACATCAAAACTGTCGTAGGCGTTGCGGGCGGCCTGGAAAAAGTGGAGGCTATACGCGGAGCCCTTACGGGAAAGCTTATCGACGTTCTTGTGACAGACTGCTTCACGGCCAGAGAACTGCTGCTTCTTCAGAGCGGAGAAACGGTCTGTCATGATTGA
- the araD gene encoding L-ribulose-5-phosphate 4-epimerase AraD, protein MFEQLRQDVFEANMKLAAYGLAPLTWGNASGIDRSAGIVAIKASGIPYEEMSPEDLVLLDLDGKVVEGSRRPSSDTATHLVLYRAFSEIGGVAHTHSAAATAWAQARRSIPPLGTTHADSFYGSVPCTPLLSREEIEGEYTKNTGYLIVKTFAGIRPLDIPAVLVAGHGPFTWGKNAAQAVENSVILEEVAKIALNTLTLDPAAPYMQQELLDRHYFRKHGPGATYGQKSDAGSPKK, encoded by the coding sequence ATGTTCGAACAGCTCAGGCAGGATGTTTTCGAAGCAAATATGAAGCTTGCAGCGTATGGTCTGGCGCCGCTCACCTGGGGCAACGCGAGCGGAATCGATCGGAGTGCCGGCATCGTCGCCATTAAAGCGAGCGGCATTCCGTATGAAGAGATGTCCCCGGAGGATCTGGTGCTCCTTGATCTCGACGGGAAAGTGGTGGAAGGGAGCCGTCGTCCATCCTCGGATACGGCGACCCATCTTGTGCTCTACAGAGCATTTTCCGAAATAGGCGGGGTGGCCCATACCCATTCTGCCGCGGCGACCGCTTGGGCTCAAGCGAGACGTTCCATCCCCCCCCTCGGGACAACGCACGCAGACTCTTTTTACGGATCCGTTCCGTGCACCCCTCTCTTGAGCAGAGAAGAGATCGAGGGGGAATACACGAAAAACACCGGGTATCTTATTGTAAAAACGTTCGCCGGGATTCGCCCTCTCGACATTCCGGCGGTACTTGTAGCGGGACACGGCCCCTTCACATGGGGGAAAAACGCTGCTCAGGCCGTGGAGAACTCAGTAATTCTCGAAGAAGTGGCTAAAATAGCGTTGAATACGCTCACTCTGGATCCAGCGGCTCCGTATATGCAGCAAGAGCTTCTTGACCGGCATTATTTTCGCAAACACGGCCCAGGAGCGACCTATGGCCAAAAGAGCGATGCGGGGTCCCCCAAGAAATAG
- a CDS encoding glycosyltransferase translates to MRILHYVNEANLAWGRPWVQLLLSLEEMGLRNVVLCPPGGTLARLLEEYSVPHIYSGALVPWFPPFCKGVGNAIEKIRPDVLHTRLSSAAFIGGYWGSRLGIPVVSTIDKYPRKKYYYMNSGVIVGCSAAVSAHMEKIGFPADRIVTIRNPVDSDFYQRSSEERSRIRNTAGVSEDDVVFLGLGRFVDWKAFDILIQACARIPKTAKWRLWLVGDGPEHKKLKRLVDEYALEDRTLFWGYVSDVRPFLWGADFFVQPSNKPEGFSLALLEAMAAGLPAAATKIGGTLDILDGGGVFPCEPDDVEELRAILETFLSLSKEERDALGRDSLKSSSRFSVQVIAKQYSELYRACFALPPI, encoded by the coding sequence ATGAGAATCCTCCATTATGTGAATGAAGCCAATCTTGCGTGGGGGCGTCCGTGGGTCCAGCTTCTTCTTAGCCTGGAGGAAATGGGATTGAGGAATGTCGTACTCTGTCCTCCCGGGGGGACTCTCGCCCGGCTGCTCGAAGAGTACTCGGTTCCCCATATCTATTCAGGAGCTTTGGTTCCGTGGTTTCCTCCCTTCTGCAAAGGAGTGGGGAATGCCATTGAAAAAATCCGTCCCGATGTGCTCCACACCCGGCTTTCTTCCGCAGCCTTCATTGGCGGTTATTGGGGAAGCCGGCTCGGAATCCCTGTTGTTTCCACAATCGATAAGTATCCCCGGAAAAAATACTACTATATGAATTCTGGTGTTATTGTCGGATGTTCCGCTGCCGTATCAGCGCACATGGAAAAAATTGGTTTCCCCGCGGACCGGATTGTCACAATCCGCAATCCGGTGGATAGCGACTTCTACCAGCGCTCCTCGGAAGAAAGAAGCAGGATCCGAAACACTGCAGGCGTTTCGGAAGACGACGTTGTGTTTTTGGGGCTTGGGCGATTCGTGGACTGGAAGGCTTTTGACATCCTCATCCAGGCGTGCGCAAGGATTCCGAAAACTGCAAAGTGGCGGTTATGGCTTGTGGGAGACGGGCCGGAACACAAAAAATTGAAACGGCTTGTAGATGAGTACGCTTTGGAGGACCGAACCTTATTCTGGGGGTATGTCTCTGATGTTCGCCCGTTTCTCTGGGGTGCCGATTTTTTTGTACAACCTTCGAACAAACCGGAGGGATTCAGTCTCGCCCTCCTCGAAGCCATGGCCGCAGGGCTCCCCGCAGCCGCGACGAAAATTGGCGGTACTCTGGATATTTTAGATGGAGGCGGAGTGTTTCCTTGTGAGCCGGATGATGTTGAAGAGCTGCGCGCTATTCTCGAAACCTTTCTCTCGCTTTCAAAAGAAGAACGGGATGCTCTGGGGCGCGATTCCTTGAAATCATCATCCCGTTTTTCCGTGCAGGTAATTGCAAAACAGTATTCGGAGTTGTACCGTGCGTGCTTTGCCCTGCCCCCGATTTGA